Genomic DNA from Mus musculus strain C57BL/6J chromosome 11, GRCm38.p6 C57BL/6J:
CTGACCCACTGGCTTAACTGACACTGAGCactgctgcccttgcagaggtcctgaatccatttcccagcaaccacatggtggctcacaaccatctgtaaggggatccgatgccctcttctggtgtgtcagcgtCCCCGTACTCCTATATACATTAAATGGGCTTAGTATTATGAATCAGCTGTATCAGAGCTCCAGGTAAATACTGCTTTGCAAACTAGATGAAGACAGTGACTTGAATGAGTACTACTGAATGAGGTAAGATACGAAAACATGTCAGAATCTCTTCGAGCAGATCTTTAGGTGGAAGGAaagtatggggggggggcagccgGATTGAGGGCAAGTGGATGGGGTAGTGTCATTATTAGACATTCCGTTCCATGCTCTCGTCAGGCGCAGCCACGCCTGTTCCTTTAGTCTGTCCCACCTCCCAGCcctaatgagttccaggctctgTTCCAAATACTGAATAAGGtagaaaagattaaaataaagcgGTTCCGGATAGAACGAGCTCTCCATTTCCAGGCTGGGGCTGCAGAGGCTGGCTCAGTCCCCGCCTCCGGGACGCTGATTGGGCCGCGTCGTGTGACGTCACGAGAGGGTTTTTAACGAGGAACCGGAGCAGCGGCACTGCAAAGTCCGCTGTGGCTGAGACGCGACGAGTCGGTGTCTGGTTGGCGTGGCTCGCGGAGAGTGCGGCTGGCTGAAGGTAAAGGAGGGTGTCTGGACCATGCAAAGGCGCCGGCTTGCGGGGCTTAGGGGAGCGGGCGTCGACCGCTGGCTGGAGAGTTGCAGGGCCGTGTGGTGGTGGTCAAAGCGCCCGCAGGGGCGTGCCACCGTTGTGGGTATGCGGTGCTTGTGGGAGCCCGACCCACATCGGTGCTCTTACTTTGGGCACACTGCCCGACCGCCTCCTTCATGCGAGATTTCTCCTCTGGGGAGTGGAGAGCACAGCTTCTGCTTTCTCTCAATCTCGGAGAGGGGTGCAGGGAAACGACCTTACTTCGGATCTTGCCTGCAAGATCCGCACCCTCGAAGATCCTAGTGCCCGAGAGTTTCTCTGACCTCAGGGCCTCTCCTAGGAGTCCCTGGGACAGGAGCACGCCTTGTTACACCTGTAgctactttttttattttttatttttaagaagaggggaaggagaaaggcatTGGAGATGGTTTAAAAGCGCCTACCCTAAAACATGAGGACCCTAATTGGTTCCTGAGACCCACATACTCTTGTAAGTTGTCCTGACTTTAACACTCAAGCTGTGAGTGgcttacacacacgcacaaaatattttttctttactttggaaaaagaggcacttaaaaatctttttttttttcttttttgtttttctagacagggtttctctgtgtagccctggctgtcctggaactcactctgtagaccaggctggcctcgaactcagaaatccacctgcctctgcctcccaagtgctgggattaaaggtgtgctccaccactgctgGGGCAAACCTTGTTTTAATAAAAGGAATATTTAGAAGGGTAGGGTGCAGGTTTAGGGGAAGGACCCAAAAGTTGCAAATTCGTTTATTCTAAACCTTTCTCGTTTCTTTTTTGGCCTTGTTTAGACACCCCAGCTTGTGCTACCTGCCGTTTTAAGGTCTCCTCTTCTTGGCCTCTGCTGGAGTCCCAGACCTACTCCTGAGGTCCACCCTGCACCCTAGCTCACCATGGGGAACCACTTGACTGAAATGGCCCCTACAGCCTCGTCCTTTCTGCCGCACTTCCAGGCCCTGCATGTCGTCGTCATTGGGTTGGATTCCGCGGGGAAGACTTCCCTTCTTTACCGTCTCAAGTTCAAGGAGTTTGTCCAGAGCGTCCCCACCAAGGGCTTTAATACTGAGAAGATCCGCGTGCCCCTGGGGGGTTCCCGTGGGATCACTTTCCAAGTGTGGGATGTTGGGGGTCAGGAGAAGCTTCGGCCACTGTGGCGCTCCTACACCCGCCGGACAGATGGACTGGTGTTTGTGGTGGACTCTGCAGAGACTGAGAGGTTAGAGGAAGCCAGAATGGAGTTACACCGGATCAGCAAGGCTTCCGACAACCAGGGGGTGCCAGTGCTGGTGCTGGCCAACAAGCAGGACCAACCGGGGGCACTGAGTGCAGCCGAGGTGGAGAAGAGGCTGGCGGTCCGAGAGCTGGCAGCTGCCACGCTCACCCATGTGCAGGGCTGCAGTGCTGTGGACGGGCTGGGCCTGCAGCCAGGCCTGGAACATTTGTATGAAATGATCCTGAAGAGGAAGAAGGCACCTCGGTCGAGCAAGAAGAGACGGTGACCCGAAGCTGCCCCTACCCTACCTGCTAGGGGGTCAGTACACATTATAGTCAGGCAGGGCCCGTGACCTCTCAGCCAGCCTGGGTGCTGGATCTGTCCACcgcaaaggactgaaggagcataGGTGGCCCTGTGCGCCGCaggggggagggaagatgaaGTGTCTTCATTGCCCTTCACCTGAAGAGGGTAGGGAGGGGCTGCAAGACCGGAGAAAGATGTAAATGCTAACTCTACCTCCTACCTCGGCCCtggctctcctgtccttccctggcattttatttggagatatatttttatctttgcaGGGGGAGGGTGTGTAGAAGGTTATCCAGAGAGTGCATTTGGGGGTGAATTGAGAACATCTCCACAGTCGAGGAGAGGGGTCTCCTCAGCTGCTCTTCTCACAGCTGTTCTGTGTCTGTGAAAATGCCAAGAATTCTCCCCACAATTGTAGATCCCCGGCCCTTTTTATAAGCCTCGAGTGTCCTCTGTAttactgtattttgtttgttttttgggtttttttttttttttatcatttgccTGTAAGTTATTAAAGCTGGATGATTCTGGTTCTTGTTTTGATCTGGTAACTTCCTCTCACCTTCCTTAGCTAGCCCCGTGGAGTTTGGGATTTGCCTGGAGAATAGGGGAAGGGGGGGTGTTGTTTGTCTCGAGtgagggggggggtgttgtttgtcTCGAGTGAACAAAACAAGCACTCACGGATTAGATACGCACTTATATGGTGGCTGGTGCCAATTCTGGAGGGTATTGACCCCTAAAACTATTGTTGCCTGACCTAGTTTAGGGGTCATGGCTCCTCTTTCTGACCCTTGCTCCTGAGACCAGGTGCTCCTAGGTCTGCCTGTGACAAAGTATCTACTGCTAGGTCTCGCTCTACCCAGGACCGGGAAGAGTCTTTCTGGCTCCATCAGCGCTTCCCTAGTAGTGTTCATGTCAGTCCGACTTCTTTCCCCTTGTACTAAGGACGTACTAAGGATGGAAAGTAATTCCTGGCCGTAAGCCACCTCTGAGAGCTCAGTCCTGCTGACTGTGGCGCTCTGGCAGCAGCTGGCGCTTCGGAGTCCTGGCTTGGCCTGGTGACTAAGTCTGAGTCTTCAGCTATGGGAACAGCAGCTCTTCTCCCAGAGGGGACAGCAGTCATAATCTACCCCACTCCCAACCTGTGAGACAAGATGGGAAGGGCACAATCTATAAAATGTTACTAGAACAAGCTAAGAGAGCTGTGGTGTGCACCTGCAGTCCTAGCAATCATCCTAGGGGCCAGAGGCAGGAGGGGTCAACCAAGGTGAGGTgagaccccaccacacacacacacacacacacacacacacacacacagagtcaggggTAGAAGCACAGATCAGTGTTGCCAGCTCCCGTTAATGTTGCCAGGTTCCTGAGTGAGTTCCTGCTTAGGTTTCCAGGGGCTCCACCTCCTACAGGAAGGCCAGCTGTGTCTGATAGAACAATAAGAATCTTCTAATCTTTCTGGGTGGGAGTCTTGAGAAGGCAAGGGACAGCCTTCTAGGCCCCAGTCCCACCCTCGAAAACATGAGATCCTTAGAGCCTCTTGACAGTCCTGCCCTTGGAGCTGataacggggtgggggtgggggtggggggtgggggagctctCAGCAGCTCAGTGGGCGGAGGCTGCTTCAAAAGCTGAAGCTTGCTGCTGCCAAAGCCAGGGCCACCTAGATTTGTCCTCCCAAGTGAAGCGCTGGCAggatgaggggtggggagggtgtgtgtgtgtgtgtgtgtgtgtgtgtgtgtgtgtgtgtgtgtgctcgtgtgtgtgcacTGATCCGGAAGGGTGCCCGAGTGTGCGTCAGTGCCGGGGACAGCTTGATGGAGCTGCTGGGCTGGTCCTGCCTGGAACGTGCGCTACCTGACCTCTCTGACACACCTGATTGATGGCTTTCGGTCCCTTGGAACAGAGTTCTATAGGTCAGGGACAGTACCAGGATGGGAAGGACATGGCCAGAAGAAGGCTTGTCCTGGGAGATCCTTCCTCCCTGTCCCAATCctgcttttatttcttgtttgtttgtttgtttttaacatttaacCATCTCTGGGATTAAGGTCTCTAGATCTGAGGAAAGACAACTGTAGGGATGTATTCCCTGCTCTCTTGCAAAGAGGCTTCTGAGGTGCCAGCTCTTGATTCTGGCTCTGCTAAATGCCAT
This window encodes:
- the Arl4d gene encoding ADP-ribosylation factor-like protein 4D, coding for MGNHLTEMAPTASSFLPHFQALHVVVIGLDSAGKTSLLYRLKFKEFVQSVPTKGFNTEKIRVPLGGSRGITFQVWDVGGQEKLRPLWRSYTRRTDGLVFVVDSAETERLEEARMELHRISKASDNQGVPVLVLANKQDQPGALSAAEVEKRLAVRELAAATLTHVQGCSAVDGLGLQPGLEHLYEMILKRKKAPRSSKKRR